The DNA segment TAATTTATGATGAAATTGGTTCTAATAAAATCTCTCGCCTTTATGTTAAATCTCTGCAAAAATATGATATTCAAGTGAGTGCATTTCATACTACCAGAGGCAGAGGTAATCGTTTTCAATTAAATTTCCGCAACCATCGCAAAATTTTAGTAGTTGATGGGAGAACTGCGTTTATTGGTGGTTTGAATATTAGTGATGAATATCTAGGTAAAAATCCTCGCCTGAGTCCTTGGCGTGATACCCACATGATGTTAGAAGGCCCCACTGTCCAAAGTCTGCAAGGATGTTTTTTGCAAGATTGGTATTGGGCGACTCGTCAAGTTATCGATGTAAACTGGCAAGTGCAACCCAATTGGGAAAGTGACTACACAGCATTGGTATTTCCTACAGGCCCCGCAGATAAGCTGAAAGCTTGTAAACTGTTTTTCGTCAGCGCTATCAATCAAGCACAAACTCGTCTCTGGATTGCTACTCCCTATTTTGTGCCGGATGATTCCACTTTGACAGCCTTGAAATTGGCAGCACTACGCGGCGTGGATGTGCGAATTATTTTACCAAATCGACCCGATCATTTACTTGTGTACTTGTGTTCCTTTTCTTATTACACAGAGATGAAGGCAACGAATATTAAATTATATCGATATAAACATGGATTTATGCACCAGAAGGTAATACTGATTGACAAAGAAATGGCAGGTGTGGGAACAGTTAATCTAGATAATCGCTCATTCTTTCTCAATTTTGAAGTTATGGGTTTTGTTGCCAATTCTCAGTTTGTGAAAAGTGTGGAGGAGATGTTACAAGCTGATTTAAAGGCTGCTTTGGCTGTGGATTTTTCTGATTATGAGAGGAAATATTTGTGGTTTAAGTTAGCTGTGAGAATATCTAGTTTGTTGAAACCTTTGTTGTGAGAGTCATGTAGCACTTTCCAGGCATAGCATATTATTTTACTTTCCAGTCACTCTCTGCTATCAAAAATCTATCTCTACCTGAACGTTCTTGCGGTATTGGGAATGAAATCAATGGGCGACCAACACATTATATTTTTATTCTCTATTTCAAAGAGTATTGTTTGGGCGATCGCTAATATAGATTGTGAGATAATATATACAAAATTGAAGAAATGTAATGAATATAAAGCAAACACTCACATCTATTATTAAAGTTATCTCTACGATTCTCATCAGCACTGCTATTGGTTTGGAACTATGGAATATTTATGCAGTAGTTACTAATAGCAATATTCCCAGCATTTTAAATCCTATTTTCTGGGTCGAGCGCTTTGCTGTAAGTTGCCATTTGTTGGAAGGAATAATCGCCGCTTTTTATGCTCCTAGCAAAAAAAAGATGCCAATTCAATATGGCATCTATACATTTTTTGTGGGTACAGTTGGTTTATTAGAATTGTTTAGCAAAGAGTCTGAAGATATATGTAATATAAAGGCAAAAAATTAGACTGCTATCGCCTCTTTTGGTTGCAATATTTCCATAATTTCCTTTGCAGGTGCAGGGATACCAAAGTAATATCCCTGGCCTTCTTGACATCCGCGCTTTTGTAAATAACTAAGCTGTTGCTGGGTTTCGATGCCCTCAGCTGTAATTTTTAATTGTAAGCTTTTTGCTAGGGCAATAATAGCGTTAGTCACCGCAGCACTATCAGGATTAGAACATACATCCTGCACAAATGACCGATCAATTTTCAGCATATTTACAGGAAAGCGCTTTAGATAATTGAGAGAAGAATAACCAGTACCGAAGTCATCTAAAGCTAGCCATACGCCTAATTCTCGTAATTGTTTGAGTATTGTGACTGAGCGCTGAATGTCTGTCATTAAAGAACTTTCAGTGACTTCCAGTTCCAAATACGATGGATGCAGACCACTCTCCTGTATGATTTCACTGACAAGCTCTACTAAATTTGATTCTTCAAACTGTCGAGCTGACAGGTTTACTGACATCCGTATTGGTGGAAGTCCTGCAAGTTGCCAAGTGCGGTTTTGCAGACAAGCAGTTCGCAATACCCATTCGCCAATTTCCACAATTAAGCCGTTGGCTTCAGCAATGGGAATAAACTTGGCGGGAGATACTAAACCTCGTGTAGGATGTTGCCAGCGTACTAACGCTTCAACGGCTGTGATTTGCTTAGTCTGTAAATCGATAATGGGTTGGTAATAAACCACTATTTCATTTCGCTCTAATGCTCCATGTAGTTCATTCTCTAAAGCTAATCGTTCTTGCAGTTGGGCGTTAATCTCTGGCGAATAGAACTGGTGTTGGCTGCGTCCTTGTTGCTTGGCTTGATACAAAGCTACATGAGCCTGCTGTAACAACTGGTCAACATCATGAAGATTATCTGGTTGATTAATTGTGATACCGATGCTAGCTGTGATATGAATCTGGTTACCTTGGATAGTGAAAGGTTTATTTAGCGTAGTCAATAGCAGTTGTGACAGCTTAATGATACTTTCAATTGAGGGAATTTCTACCCTAGCGATCGCAAATTCATCTCCACTTAAATGGGCTAAAATATCCTTCTGTGCTAAACAACTGGTCAAACGCTGGGCTACCGCTCTTAATAGCAAATTTGATTGCTCATGTTCTAACGCATGACTTATGCCAGTAAAGTCATCAATTCCCAATACCATTACAGCTAACATTTTTTGACTGTATTGCTGTGATAAAGCCTGATTAACACGTTCCCGCAATAGCTCCCGATTAGGCAAGCCTGTGAGTTTGTCATAATTGCTGATATAGTCAATCAACTCATCTAATTTGTGGAGAGTTTGTGATGTATCTGCCATGAGAGTACCCGCTTCATCTACAAATTCTGTAGGCAGACTGGGTAAAGTTTTGTTATTGAGGTAGTCTCGCAACGTGGCGGATGTCAAATTGACGGGAATCAGCAGATGGTGAAGTGCATAAAGGGTAACAACCGTACCAATTAACGTAGCGAATAAAGCAATAACCAGAACTCTAATTGTCATCTCCCAAGAGTAAGAATTGGAAATGACGAAACTGAAGAGTAAAGTTAAAAGCGGGATGTGAGTCCCTAAAAACGCCACCAACATAATTTTGGCGGTGTAATTTTTGTTGAGTAACCGAAAATTATCTAAAGTTGAGTATAAGTAGAGCTTCTGATTTAACTGCATAGATCCTAATGTGGGGTTTGAAAGTTGGCAAATTGGTACTCAGGTATTCTTGTCATCCTGATTCACCAGCCAGTAGAAACAAACCAATTGGAGGTTATTTATTATGCTGCCCTAAATAACTATCGAATATATAGAATTTTCATTATAGTTTCTGTAAATATTAGATATTGGGTTATTTATGAAAAAAATAATAAAGTAATTTCACTTAGGGATTGATAAAATTTACGTAAAATAAAAATCAAAAGATTTGTGAGTGTAAATGCTTATGCTAGAGCATGGCTTATTACCAGAATTTTGAGGATAAAACTTGCAGCATATTTGCATGATTCAAATAAACCCTGCTATGCAAGAAAAGAATTGGTAGGATGAGTAGGAGCGATCGCTCCAATCACAAATAAAGGCGTTATCTTGAGCCGATCTAAATTATTCTTATATTACTTAAATTTAGTTTTAACTATTCCTATCTAACAAGATTTATCACACAATGAATGAATTTAATTCCCATCAAAAAACTGAACAAACTCAGATTTTGGCTCAAGAAGATGAGTTCAAGTTGCAACAAATTAATGCAGAAATTAAAGACTTTATGGAAACACTTCCATCACCGATAGTTCTTCAACAATATAATAGTATCTTGCCCAATACATCTGAACGAATTATTGCTATGGCAGAGAGAGAGCAAGAACACAAACATAAGATGCGGGAAAAGCTTATAGATGCTCAAATCTCTGAATTTAAACAAGAAAGGTATGAGAGAAGATTAGGGCAAATTTTTGGGTTTTCTCTTGGTGTTATATCAATTATAGCTGGTTCAATTATAGCAATTTGGGAATCTACTTTAGCTGGTAGTTTCATTGGTTCAACGGGAGTTATAGCTTTAGTCTTTCTTTTCCTTTTTAGTAGTAAAAAATCACAAAAAAACAGTTATATATTAGAACTTAAAAATACCGATATTGTGGAATAAATTTTAAAATATTTCGATAGAATGTAAGGGATAGGAGTAATAGGAGCGATCGCTGTGACTCTAACAACTGCAAAGTGGAAGATTGACGACTATCATCGCATGATTGCAGCCGGAATTTTGACAGGGCGACAGGTGGAATTACTCAATGGAGAGGTTGTAGAAATGGCCCCAGAGGGAGAATCCCACGCTTATTGCAGTGATGAGGCGGGAGAATATTTAATTTACCTGTTAGGAAATAAGGCGAAAGTCCGCCAAGCCAAACCAATTACCTTACCTGATAGTAACTCAGAACCAGAACCTGATATTGCGATCGTGCAACGCTTGGGGAAGGATTACAGATAACACCATCCTTATCCAGAAAACGTTTTTTGGGTAATTGAGTATTCAGATTCAAGTCTAACTAAAGACTTGGAAGTGAAAACCAAGATTTACGCCGCAGTAGGGATTCCAGAATATTGGGTAATTAATTTACGAACTATGCAACTTATTGTATTTAGACAACCTACAGAAAAAGGTTATCAGTCACAAG comes from the Nostoc sp. PCC 7120 = FACHB-418 genome and includes:
- a CDS encoding putative bifunctional diguanylate cyclase/phosphodiesterase; translation: MQLNQKLYLYSTLDNFRLLNKNYTAKIMLVAFLGTHIPLLTLLFSFVISNSYSWEMTIRVLVIALFATLIGTVVTLYALHHLLIPVNLTSATLRDYLNNKTLPSLPTEFVDEAGTLMADTSQTLHKLDELIDYISNYDKLTGLPNRELLRERVNQALSQQYSQKMLAVMVLGIDDFTGISHALEHEQSNLLLRAVAQRLTSCLAQKDILAHLSGDEFAIARVEIPSIESIIKLSQLLLTTLNKPFTIQGNQIHITASIGITINQPDNLHDVDQLLQQAHVALYQAKQQGRSQHQFYSPEINAQLQERLALENELHGALERNEIVVYYQPIIDLQTKQITAVEALVRWQHPTRGLVSPAKFIPIAEANGLIVEIGEWVLRTACLQNRTWQLAGLPPIRMSVNLSARQFEESNLVELVSEIIQESGLHPSYLELEVTESSLMTDIQRSVTILKQLRELGVWLALDDFGTGYSSLNYLKRFPVNMLKIDRSFVQDVCSNPDSAAVTNAIIALAKSLQLKITAEGIETQQQLSYLQKRGCQEGQGYYFGIPAPAKEIMEILQPKEAIAV
- a CDS encoding DUF2335 domain-containing protein, which encodes MNEFNSHQKTEQTQILAQEDEFKLQQINAEIKDFMETLPSPIVLQQYNSILPNTSERIIAMAEREQEHKHKMREKLIDAQISEFKQERYERRLGQIFGFSLGVISIIAGSIIAIWESTLAGSFIGSTGVIALVFLFLFSSKKSQKNSYILELKNTDIVE
- the cls gene encoding cardiolipin synthase; the protein is MLIDSSVLAFFSAATVVIHGLGIAHAAHAVMDVRSSRGAIAWSISLITFPWLTIPLYWILGRTKFHGYSEAIRSVYAQHYQFVRQTYIEITKFQVVVSAKLEPLQLLAEAFIGIPFTSGNNAKLLINGQQTYAAMLSAIASANSYILLQSYIVVDDKAGNEFKDALIAKAKQGIRVYLIYDEIGSNKISRLYVKSLQKYDIQVSAFHTTRGRGNRFQLNFRNHRKILVVDGRTAFIGGLNISDEYLGKNPRLSPWRDTHMMLEGPTVQSLQGCFLQDWYWATRQVIDVNWQVQPNWESDYTALVFPTGPADKLKACKLFFVSAINQAQTRLWIATPYFVPDDSTLTALKLAALRGVDVRIILPNRPDHLLVYLCSFSYYTEMKATNIKLYRYKHGFMHQKVILIDKEMAGVGTVNLDNRSFFLNFEVMGFVANSQFVKSVEEMLQADLKAALAVDFSDYERKYLWFKLAVRISSLLKPLL